From Punica granatum isolate Tunisia-2019 chromosome 1, ASM765513v2, whole genome shotgun sequence:
TAGAACGGAGCGGTCCCATTTCTGTTCGCTCTTCTGAATCTGCTTGTGTGAAGGAACCTCCATGGACGAGAGGTTCGCGCAGGAATTGGATGTGGCCGTGAAGGCCGTCCACGTGGCCTGTTCGCTCTGCCAGAGGGTGCAACGGAGGCTGCTCTCCTCCGCGGCTGGAGACGCTGTCCTGTCCAAGGACGACGATTCTCCCGTCACCGTAGCAGGTATCCTGTGACTCCCAGGTTGTTGGCTTTGGCTGCGAGAATGCAAATGATGTTGAGTGGAATCGCTGTTCAAAATCGAAATGATTGTTTCCCATATGTTTGATTGCATTCGGTTTACGTTTCCGTTGTTACCCGGCGAAAGTAAAGTTAGCGCAATTAATTTGAGCGGGAAGGGGCAGATAAAGTGTCATCCTATCTTGCTGGGTGCATTGCGTTTGCTGCTGCTGATAGGCCTCTCTTGTTGAGATTGGCCTCTCACGGATCTTCGTTTGATCGTTCATCACAGAGCTTAGCCGATTGTTCTTAGGGGTATTGTGATAAATGTAACGAAGAGGTAATTCATGGTTATGTGACTGACATTAGCGAGTGTAGACTCGACTGAGTATCGGGATTCCGAATGTATTTGAGAGAATAAATTTTGGGGAAGAATTCCAATGATTAGGCAAGGACATGTTAGGCAAAATTTATGGGAGATCTTTGACTTGTAAATCGTGGCGTTATACTGATATGATTCAACGTGGTCACCTATCACCCTcttcaattattttatagCAACCTGATTGATATATTATTTAGACAAActccacatatatattaacaatATATAAACCTCATAGCTCTGCTAAAGATGGACAAAGTCTTATCCCTCATTTCATGGTCTATTGGGTCTAGCCCTTTCTGCCTTTAAGAAGATCGCTGAATTTTAGTTCTAGCTAATTTCTGCCGTGTGAATTTTGATTCAACTGTTCATTGCATCGATCATCAGAAGTATTTATGTGATAGTATTTCTAACTTCTTATGATGACGACCAGCTACTGATGTGCTTCAGTGTGTCCTGATTGAGTAATGTAAAGAGTCGATTGTTGAGTTCGCACATAGAGTCTAGATTTGCTATGGAGAGATGGGGCTTATCTTACACTCTGGAGGGCAGGAGTGCATTTGCAGTGAAGTACCATATATAGCTATCTAGGTTAAGTTATTAATTGTTATTTCAACAATCTGTGCATTTTGAGTTTTAGAGTTGAAGATGAACATACTGAATAGTTCTTCTTATTGACTATTGCTGCGAAGACTGGGGTGTCCAAGCAATTGTCAGCTGGTTGCTATCAGAATCCTTTGGCAGTCAGAACGTTTCCCTTGTTGCCGAGGAAGATGTCTGTGCTCTTTCTGATCCCAGTTCGGTCAAGTTGCTGTCTTCAGTGGTGGAGGTAGTAAATGAGTGCTTAGATGGAGCATCCAAACTCGGCCTCCACAAACCCATTAAACCCCTCGGCACTTCAGAAGTCCTCGAGGCCATTAGGCGATGCAATGCTAATGGGGGCCCGCATGGAAGATTCTGGGTCCTTGACCCTGTGGATGGAACCTTGGGTTTCGTGCGGGGGAATCAGTATGCAGTTGCACTAGCCTTAATCGAGGACGGGCAAGTTGTTCTTGGAGTTCTTGGGTGCCCCAACTACCCGTTGAACAAAGAACTGTTGAGCTATCATCATCAGCCACATCAGAACCAATCGAAGTTGACTTCGGGATCTTATGATCTCTGGGAGAAGGGATGTGTGATGTATGCTAAAAGAGGTAGTGGGAAGGCTTGGATGCAACCCCTAGTTCCTCAAGATGTGCAGGTTGAATGGCCTTATGAGGCTAAACTCATTAGGGTTTCTTCTGTCGATGATCCGGCAATGGCAACTTTCTGCGAGCCAGTCGAGAAGGCCAATTCAAACCAGACCTTTACAGCAGGACTTGCTCATACTGTTGGTCTTAGGTATGTTGTGTTCCACCCTGTTTCTGTTTCAAATTGTAGATTGGTGCAGCCTTGGTTTTCCAATAGTTTGGCCTCATATAATGGCTCTAGAACTACTGATCCGAGCTTttcaatttccttttcttggaATCCACAAATTAATTGTCTATTTTGGCTATAAAGGTCGTTTCCTcgctaaaaataataattcagGCTGTTTGCTGAAAACTTATTGTCAAAGAAAGGAATTCTAATGCATTCTTAATACTAGATAACAGAACACTA
This genomic window contains:
- the LOC116215937 gene encoding PAP-specific phosphatase HAL2-like, which encodes MDERFAQELDVAVKAVHVACSLCQRVQRRLLSSAAGDAVLSKDDDSPVTVADWGVQAIVSWLLSESFGSQNVSLVAEEDVCALSDPSSVKLLSSVVEVVNECLDGASKLGLHKPIKPLGTSEVLEAIRRCNANGGPHGRFWVLDPVDGTLGFVRGNQYAVALALIEDGQVVLGVLGCPNYPLNKELLSYHHQPHQNQSKLTSGSYDLWEKGCVMYAKRGSGKAWMQPLVPQDVQVEWPYEAKLIRVSSVDDPAMATFCEPVEKANSNQTFTAGLAHTVGLRKQPLRVYSMVKYAAIARGDAEVFMKFARCGYKEKIWDHAAGVVIVQEAGGVVTDAGGRPLDFSRGVFLEGLDRGIIVCCGSTLHEKIVGAVYASWDSSNL